The region GCCGCCAGCTGGAACGCGGTGGTGCCGAGCGACTGGCCGAAGAACGCGTTGACGGCGTGCAACAGCGAGAACAGCAGGGTGGCGCCCAACCAGGCCCCCACCTCGCCCACGCTGCCGCGGAACCCGACGAGGAGCAGGCCCCGGCACAGCAGTTCCTCGGCGACACCGACGCCCAGGCACCCCAGGGCTAGGGCCACCCAGTACCCGGGCGGGACCCGGCCGAGATCGACGCTGAGCAACGGGCCGACGGCGGTGAGCACGTAGAGCACCGGCAACACCAGCAGCCAGCGCGGGCCGGTGGCCCGCTCACGGAGCACCGGCCGCCACCATCCGAGGACCGAGGTGACGACGACGAGCAGCGCGACGAGGACGCCCATGGTGAGCGTCATCCCGAGGGCGACGGTCCGCGTGGTTCCGGCGAACGCGGTGTAGTCCATGCCGATCGCCGTCCACAGCGCGACGACGACGACCAGGTACAGGGCGAAGACGGCGACGGCCGGTCGCCAGGACGGTCGGATGCGCACGTGTTCTCCCCGTTGCCGGGCGGGGCCATCGATGCGCGGCCCCGCCTCCCGCACCGACTGTGAACCCCAGGGCCGGGTGATATACCGCGGGTCGCCGGGCGGCCACCCGAAAGTGCCGCCCGGCTGGCGAGCGAGACCGGCCGGACCCGGACGGCGGGTGCGGTTTTGACAGAGTGGGCACATGGACGACCGCACGATCCCCACCCTGGGCACCCTCGGCACCTCCGCTGCCGCGGACCGACCCGACCTGCTCGCTCCGCCCGTGACCGCCGCCCTGACCGCTCTACGGTCGGCCGATCCGCGGTTCGCGGCGATCGGGGTGGGGGCCATCGACCCGGCGC is a window of Nakamurella flava DNA encoding:
- a CDS encoding CPBP family intramembrane glutamic endopeptidase codes for the protein MRIRPSWRPAVAVFALYLVVVVALWTAIGMDYTAFAGTTRTVALGMTLTMGVLVALLVVVTSVLGWWRPVLRERATGPRWLLVLPVLYVLTAVGPLLSVDLGRVPPGYWVALALGCLGVGVAEELLCRGLLLVGFRGSVGEVGAWLGATLLFSLLHAVNAFFGQSLGTTAFQLAATFLAGTAFYVMRRVSGGLLLPVLVHAFFDFGLIAGEGMGTKGSPWNALTNLQLLAWVVAVVGTVLVLRASRRAAVAPPLGADGPVVAA